The window ctgtatatgaaaaaaaagatcaaaaagtgaaaaaatgagaaaggaaaaagaaaacaagcaaacaacaataaaatccatcacagttgatcatcatgtcaTCTTGTTGCTGATGTCCACattcttctcttggttctttctactcacttcacttagcttctgTGCACACAAGTCtgtccagacttttctgaaatcctcctgctcattgttttacataaaaataatatttcattatattcacatgccattaattattcagccattccccaactgatgggcatccactcagtgtccagttccttgccactacaaaaacagcTGCCTCAAACATTTCTACCCATGTggattccttctccttttttcctctctctttgggatgcagacacagtagagacactgctggatcaaagcataggtAGGGTTTGATAGGTTTTGGGGCATAGTttaaaattgttctccagaatggttggaccagttcataaatccaccaacaacatattttgtctcagttttcccatatccctccaatatttttcattattttttcctgtcatcatttGCTATTAGACATTAGGAGTAATCTAAGAGACACTGAGATAGAGAGAAATCCCACCTAAAATAGCTAAAAGTACAATTTTGGGCAGTCTTTATGTCAccatattcaatttttaaaaaatgtgtctttaaaatatatttatatgcaattagaaaaaatactattaaaaaaggaaagtaaacttttcttggttgatttttttattttaattttaaagggtactgaatgacttgtccagggtcacacagtcagtatatatcagaggtaggacttgaacctAGAACTTCTTGCCTCTTGGGCCAGTTTGAtagcacttaatatttgttttataatctttaaattaaatgaatatccTCTGCATTCTGGACTATGTAGGTGGTGCAGAGGAGAGAGAgccaagcctagagtcaggagcaACTGAGTTCAAGTCATGCCTTagtcacttattagttgtgtgaccctgaggaagtcacttgaactgtttgcttctgttttccatcagtaaaataagctgtagaaggaaatgccaaccattccagtgtctttgccaagaaaatcccacatggcATGACAAAGTGTCCTACAATGAAATGGCTGAACAGCAACAAGTCTGCATCCTAGTCAAACTGAACTACTCCCCAGTTCCCCAACCTGGATTAGATCTAGCACTTCCTTGGCCTTGCACAGGCCTTCCTGCATTCCTGGAATGCACTCTCTTGAGCTTTTCCTCTCAGAATCCTTCACTTCCCTCTAAACTCAATCTAGTTGCTCCTTCTTTTGTACACTTTTCCATCACCCCCCATTAGTACTCCCACTTTCTCTTCAGATTACCTCAGGTTTTATACTGGAACTGACTGAATAAACTATTATTGTAACATGATATGGTAACAAGATTGCCTTGGCTTTCCCCTGAGAGCCTGATCTGCTAcatccctccatcccttctccaGTTCTCTAAGAAGCTGCTCTTCTGTGCCATCTTCTATGGTTTGCACTGATTAAGTTCCCCTAAATTACTAGAAACCGAGTCTTGCACCAGTCCCATTTAACCACTTTAGATCCCAATTAACTATCACATAGGGATATTTACTTTAAAGATGGAGCAAAAAGAAACATTCAGACATTCTACTCAATACTCCAGTTCAGTCtctggaaagggaaatgaagtTCACAGTTGTTCTATTCCTATAGAAGATGAATCCTACCAAATCCAGGTCTATAGTCCTGTTGAATTGGCTGCACTTCCCACCCTAGATTTTTGGATTTCCTGAAGTCCATGTCCTGACCAGCATTCAAGTTGAGGACTTCACTCTCTCCACCTTGAATGGAAAAGGATAAAGGGAAAATTCAAAGCCTTTGGAGAATTTCTAGGGGTCACATGATctaaaagggaaggggaaaggaggtggAACTCTCTCTCAATGGGGAACAAAGAAAAATCGCAATCGCGTTCagttcacaatttaaaaaaacacagaagTGTTCCCACTAAAGAGTCAATAGAGAAAGTCTTCTCCCCAAACCTTGGTAGGTCAATGCAGAATGTCCATGTCTAAGCCAATTCTGCCATCTTTCTGACAAGTCTTCCACAGGGGACATGATGCCATGTTATATAGGCAAGGTGTCTGCTAAATTTCCTTTGTACAGTGTCTCCACGGGGAATATTAATTTAAGAGCATGTTCAGATTGCTTTCTGAGCCAAGATGCTCCAAATGGTTTGACTTAGGGTGTGATAAAAGACAAGGAGGCAGTGTGTggaatttagaggaaaaaaaatgttttatgcaCACAGGATAACCATGTCTGTTCCTTTGCAGCTCATATATCTTAGATTGGTAGAAACAGGCAGTACTGCATTGGAGTCAGATTTCAGGAGTTCCTTGGAGGATTGTACAAATAGATGTCAATGTATAGGATTTTCAGCTATTGATGGCAAGACAGGGGAAAAATTTGGATGTTTTATAGACTTATTTCATGGCGGTCTTTAAGTAAATATTGGATGGATGTTGTAGGGAATGAGTTAGACACAGTGACATGCTGGTTGGATTCAGTCATCTTTGAGTTGTCCTCCAACGGTGAGAGTACATGATTGCATGACTTTATTTTAACAAACAACTATACAATGCTACTTATTGTGGACagggaacaaaaatgaaatggtcaaCAAACTGTTCGGGGACTCTTGAAGAAGTTTATGTTCTCATTGGAGGACAGAACATATAAGTAAGTTAATATAGATAATAAGGGCCCTCCCATAGCCAAACATTGTTTGTGGTATCTAGTATAGTGGATAAATGATATCTCCTCTACCTTACTTGTCAATTTGTTTCTATCTGTAAGTCTTCAGAAACATATATTCTTTCACTCCTTATCTTTTCTCATAGAGGATAGGTGTTattaatttttgaataaaattttgatgtattttatttttacattatctacATTATACAACATATTAATCTATTGTGAACCTTCCAAAAAACCAATCATTGGATCCAAAAATAAGAAGGGAGGAAGTTAAGCAAAAGTAACCCAGTTGAAAgagacccacacgtgcaaaaatatttgtggcagtcgtATTGttgtgacaagaaactggaaaatgagtggatgcccatcaattgtagaatggatgaataagttatgttatgtgaatgttgtggaatattattgttctataagaaacaatcagtgtGTTTTCATGATTTCAGAATCTGGAGAGACCttcatgaagtgatgctaagtgaaatgagcagagccaagagatcactgtacatggcaacaagattatgggatgaaaaattctgatggacttgggtcttttcaacaatgagataatccaggccagttccaaaggttTAGGGACaaggagagccatctacacctagagagaagacTNNNNNNNNNNNNNNNNNNNNNNNNNNNNNNNNNNNNNNNNNNNNNNNNNNNNNNNNNNNNNNNNNNNNNNNNNNNNNNNNNNNNNNNNNNNNNNNNNNNNCAATTGTTAGTAATGGACTGTCTATTTATTGCTATGCCAAGCTCAGTTTGTCCTTGAGACTCAATTGCAACATTTAGGTCCCTGTATCTACAAGTCGGGAGTTTCCCATGACAGGGGTTGTCTCactctcttattttcttcaggGCTCTCCTTAGAGATTGTTGGAGTCCAGCTCTAGTAGCGATTTAAGGGTGTGAAATACAAGGGCCAGGTGGAAAGAATTTAATATGAACTCTTCAAATGGTATTGATCAGAGACAAATATATCTACTTCCAATGCTTATAGACTTGATACAAAATACACTCTTTGATGTTCAAATACTTtttctaggaaagacaatctagtGAGATGTAAATGGTTATGGCTTAATCTTGGTCACTTGGATAGAGCTCTACACAGATGAGATACACATGAAAGTAAACTTATATCAATTTCCTCAAGTAcctttctcccaaatgcctttagTCTCCATTGTGGCCTATGTTTCCTGTCCTAAGGTCAAAGGTAATCCTTTGACCCATTTTATAGTAGTTGTACATTTTGCTTCAGTGGCTTGATTTCTAATCATTATATTAACAAGTATGTCTCtgatattttataagaaaagggAGGTTGGTAAGGCAAGTTACTCTAAGATTCAAGACTTGGAATGGATTCTtacctcctggccctctacaaGAGATTACCTCTTCTGGCTGAAGAAGACCTACTATATGGCTTGTGAAATTCTCAGACATGTTCAGACCATAAGGCTGATGGATCAGCATACAGATTTGTTGATTTGAATGAGAGGGAGGCAGACTTCTAGCTGGGAAGACTTTACCAAAAGGAATGAGGAATCATATAAGGTACCAGAAATTTCTGGTTGACCTTGGACCCTCTGCTTTTGGAGAATTGAAGCTGAGCActttggggaggaaaagaggaggctATAGAGGATAATTTAAGCAATCCTTTCTGTATTACAAAGTTCTTTGAGTAATTGGAAAGGCTTTGGACCACCCACCCATCCACAGCCCCTCCAGAAGTTTATAAGATAGAGATAGATGgagaaatgatttatttcttcACATTCTTTCACTTGCCtaatctttctgtctttctccttctctacaTTTTCCTATACTTCCTTTTTTCACCCGACGCTTCCTTTTGGTTAACTTCAGGGCTTcatgaagaaactaaaggaagGATCCTTCAGCGCCAGGGATGAGGAAACCAGTGACAAAAGAATGGAGGAAACCATAGACCTCAGGGAACCGTTGGTACCCAGTGGATGGAGGGATTCATTGCCCTTGTGTAAGGCTGGGTTGGAGCCAGTGTATAAATGATAGCTTCTGTCTGCCCACAGCATTGAGTGTCAAGAAGATGAGAATGCAGAAGATCTCAAACATGCAGATACCCCTGTTGGTGCTGGGGCTGCTCAGCCTGACTCTACTTGCATCTGCCCAGGATGGAAGATATGAGGACGTGGTAAAAAGTTTCATCAGGGAATACAACGGGAAGTCAGGAACTGAAAACCTCTTTCGACTCTCCATCCTGAATCTGGCACCTGGGGAAGTGAGTAGCATTGGGATGGTGGGGGAGGGTTCCACCTTTCCAGATTCCCTGATATGAACTCTCCACTCTTGGGAACTTTGGTCTCCTCACTGGAAGCCATTGTGACATAGTGGAAAGagaggggcagccaggtggcaaaTGGGGTAGAGCACTGAGTTCATATCCACTCTCAGATTTTTACTAGCTGGGTCACTAGAGAAGTcctttaacctctgtttgcctgaGATGCCCCAAATTACTTgtgggaataataaaaatatacctCCATGAGTTACTGTGAGcaacaaatgaggtaataattgtaaagcatttaacatagtgcctggcagaTAATAACACCATATAAAGATTTGTGATTATTACTTTTGGAGGCAGTTCTCTTCTTCCAGGACTGACACTTTTTTCCAACTCTGAGCCATGACTCTATCCTCTCGgagattcagttttcttatctgtgaaatagggatGATAAAATATTCTTAAACTATCCCAAAGTTTCCTTGTGACCTTTCCCTTGGCCttgatttctctttccatttcctgtGACTTTCCAATCCCATTCTTAGAGACCAAGCTCCTCATCAGTAACTCCCAATCAGAgggatctctctgtctctgtctctgtctctctctctgtctctgtttctctctctctgtctctctctgtctctgtctctccacatACGTTATACACTGCAGAGGATCATGAACTGTgaaactggaaagaaccttagatgTCACTGAGTTTAATACCCACAATTTGAAAAGTAAGAAATCGTGACTCAGAGAAATGAAGGGTAAAGAGCATTGGTAACAGACCTGAGAATCAATGAATGAACtaataaatgaaggaagaaaaagggatttCTGTATCTGGCTCATTCcctcttttaatcatttcctattgcCCTTGCACATAGCTTACTATGTCTTATgttcattaatattttgtttcttctctttacaTTGTAAGCCTCTTGAAGGCAGGGTAtgtcttttaattcattttgggTCCTaattagtacagtgcctggtacatagcagatACTTTATAAGTGTTTATTCATTGAATGAATGTCTTGCTATGTCCCAGGAACAATACTAAGCACCTAGAATACAAATAAAATCCAGGTCTTCAGGCTCCAAATCCAGGATTCTTGTCATTACTACAACTTTCACATGACCCTGAGAATGTTTAAacttgtattgattttttttcctttttgagagtTGTCTCCCAACCAGACTGAGATGGCCACTGAAGAGGGGGATTGTGGAAGCTGAGCACTGGGGGTGTGGGTGGAGGAACCAGAAGCCATTCAGGAGATCCTGGTTCTGCAAGCCTCCAATTCTGAATCTGTTGACAGTGTGACCTTGGGGGATTTCCTCTAGCAATTGAGAGGGTCAGATTGGATGGTGTCTAAAGTGCAGCACTAAATAGCTTGCTCCAGGCTCCCCAGGGGCTCTGCTGGAACCTGGGTCTAAAAGCCTGTCCTGCTTTCTTCCCCAGAACGATGATCCTGCTGCTCCTCGACCTCTGAGCTTTACCATTGCTGAGACCGTGTGCCTCAATGCTCAAAATCGCAATCCAGATGAATGTGACTTCCGGGAAAATGGGGTGAGAGTGTCCTGGGTTGGGGAGGGAGCCTGAGGCAATGAGTCTCTTTCTGAGTCTCTCCAACATGAGGAGATTGCTTGCTTAGAAGAGGGGGGAGGGTGCCGAGTTCTGCTTTCCTCCTGCCCTGAGGAAAGTGAGTTTCCCAAGAAGAGCTGCAGAAAAATCCTCCTGGTTGGCTGGGTTGGGACAAAGCTTGAGCTTGCTGTCAGCCCTGGCATGTCAGGGGCAAAGGTTACAGACTCTCAGTCCTGAACTATCTCTACAATCCCTTCACAGTTGGTGAAAGAATGCGTTGGAACCATTGCTCTGGATTCTACCCAGAACTCCGTTGATATTTCCTGTGATGGGGTAAGTGATGAATTCTCAGTGGAGATTTAAGGAGGAGTGCAAACCTCCAGGTTACAAAAGGGATTTATGATGCCTTGTTCACTGGAGGCTGCTGGGAGAGATCTGGATGGGATCAGCTTCCTCCAAACTTAGCGTAGCATAGCCagtctccttttttccttcctggtTCTAGGAGGAGATATAGCTATAAGGGGAGAATTTCTCTCCCCCATCCACCTTATCTAAAACTGGCTCTGGAACCTGAGAGATCTCTGACCAGCTGCATGGTCAATAAAACCTCATCCCAGGATGTTCCTGGGCATAGAAGCTtttgaggggtgggggaagaattCCTTGTTTTTCTCTACATTTTCTGGGCCcagaaataggaggagaatatCATTGGAAGACTATTTATCTTTATCAAAATGGTATCTGTGCTAAGTGGAGCTCCGGATCTAGAATTGCAAGGCTGAAAATTGGGGCTTAAATCCTGGGTTTGCCACCTGCCAGCAGGGTCATGATCTGTCTAAGTGTGCTCCCATTGTTAATGCGGACATTATATGAGGTGATTGCTGAGGTCCTTACAAGTCCCATAAACCTCTAATTTACCATATTTTAAGGGAGTGTATGGGGGAGGGGTTATTCTCTCTTCAACCTGACTCCAGAAGCCCTGGACTGAGGAGTTCTGTTTTCTTCCCTCTGCAGCCTGAAAAGATCAAGAGAATTGGGCTGATAAGACTGATTGGAAAAATCTTGAGGGGACTCAGAAGACTTGGCTAGGAGGTGAGACTCCTATGGAAGACTGAGTCTCAGATTTTGTTTTAAGGTCTGCCTCTTCAAATAAATAAACTCCAGTTTTACTCTTTCTGCATCCAAGTTTGCTCAGACTCTGTCCTCATTCCGTTTTTGGCTTAATATTGACATACTAATTATGTATCTTAGTCTTAGTgcacaataaaaaaatgaaaagacccACCCACAGTctttcccctcaaggagcttgtaatCTAGGAGGGTGGGAGTGGGAGCAGAGATATAAGTGCAGAATGTAAGGTGGAAATGTGTGGGAACAAGGCATCATCTAGATAAAGTGCTTGAGGAAATCTGAGAGAAAGATCACTTTCTGGTTAGGATCTATATGGGGCTGAGGATTGGGGAAGGGCAACAGACCTGAGATGTCTTCAtcttagaggaagagaagggagacatGAGAAAAGGTGCATTCTAGACATGGGGAACTTTCTTTGGGAAGATCAAGAAAAAACTATCGAACAGTTAGAACCTAGTTTGAgtggaaaatattcaaaatattaaagGGTAGAGTGTGTAAGGTGTTGTAGATAGGCTGGGCTGATGAGAGTCTTTCATGCCAGACCTTGCCCAGGAGTTTGTAATTTATTCTGGAGAGAAGAGGGAGTccctgttgttgtttttattaagcAGGGGGGTGAGAAGATTACATGTTTCCATTAGCAAGAACTTTTTGGTAGCTGCTTTGAAGATGGAATAGAGAATGGAGGGACTGGAGCCACAGGGATTTAGTCAGGAAATTTTGCAATAGGTGAAAGAAGATGAGACTCAACGCTGGTATTTATAACAATGAAAAAGAGGATTTAGATGGGAAAAGCAGGGTGGACAGGATGGGAGGTAGAATTGACCAGTTCTAGCAAGTGAGTGGATGAGGCTCATAGTGGAGAAGGCATTCCCCTGGGAAAGGGCTATCCACCTAGACTCAATTGAGTATAGAGAACCCAATCGAGTGGTTCTTGTGAGCCTCAGTAGTGGAtatgggaagaggaggaaggaaggcttGTCcctttgaataagaaaaaagaaactagtgaAATCAGACCCAGGTCTCTTATCCTTGTTCCCCCAAAGCAATATTATACTCTGACCCAGAGCTTCCCAGGCTCCACACACAGATTGGGTGGCAAACAAATAGTCACTTATCCTAGTATTTACACTTCATCACTTTTCTGAATTAGAGACTCCCTTGCCCTATTCTACAACCAGGCACTAAGTCAGCAAAAACCCCAAGTATTCATGCATCCCCTGACTCTCAGCTCTATAGAGAGCCTCACTAGCTACTGTCTTTTCTTCATCAGGATCAAGAGAATGAATGCCTGTGAATATATGGGCAATGGTAGCCTGGCAAAATAGCCCATACAGACCTACCACAAAGACAGAGTGGTGAAGGTTTTTTCCAAGGCCTGTAATTCCAGAGACATGCTCTTTCGCTGTATCAGTCCTCCCACTTGGTACTCCTCCCTTAACTTGCCTCAGTTTGCCATTAATCCTTATGAAGTTCCCTTTGTTCTAGAAGCCTTCTCCCTTGGCTTAAGCTCCTAGGGCCCCCTGTCCATAGGTACACACCTACCCCATTACCACATTCTCCTAGTGTATGGAGGTCTGGATCCCATGTTATTTCAGACAATGGAGCACAATTGCATCTGGAATTTTCACCTGTCCCTAAGTGTATTTGCCTTCTGCTTAAGATTCCTCCATTTGATTTAGATCCTATCACAGCCTCTGAGGCATGGTCATTTTTCCCTTCAAATAGGTGGTTCCCACCTTGTATCCcatacattaaaaataactggAAGATATTCCTTCTTTCTGTATCTTCTCACACTGAGGCTTCTTTTATACAACTATCACATCACAAGGGAGTGGAAGCATCTGtgtctttctcttattcttccttcaggttctttgattttctcttattttcctgtaTCTAGGCCAGTACTTGCATATTGTAGGTGTTTGGTGAATTGAATAActttttgtcaaaaatattaTGGACAGGGATGACTTGTTATTAAATGAAAGATTGAATGACACTGCCTCTGAAACCCATTCCAGTCATGacattttataatcattttatcttttaggGCATAGAATGTCAACCTGTTCTATTGTAGCCAGCCAGCACTCTTGTCTCCTTGTTTCTGATCCCCCCTTCAGTACTCTTCCTGTCTTTATATTCagtaataacagctttttataacactttaaaatttactaaTCACCTTACAAGTCTTATCTCAAtggattttcacaacaactctggcaggtagatggcacagacagtattattccattatatatcCATGAGGCCCatcccctcattttcttttcttttcttttctttttttttattaaataactttttattgacagaacccatgccagggtaattttttacaacattatcccttgcactcacttctgttccgatttttcccctccctctaccctctcccccagatggcaagaagtcctatatatgttgaatatgctatagtatatcctagatacaatgtatgtgtgcagaaccgaatagttttcttgttgctcaaggagaattggatttagaaggtataa of the Sarcophilus harrisii chromosome 1, mSarHar1.11, whole genome shotgun sequence genome contains:
- the LOC100917839 gene encoding cathelin; the protein is MRMQKISNMQIPLLVLGLLSLTLLASAQDGRYEDVVKSFIREYNGKSGTENLFRLSILNLAPGENDDPAAPRPLSFTIAETVCLNAQNRNPDECDFRENGLVKECVGTIALDSTQNSVDISCDGPEKIKRIGLIRLIGKILRGLRRLG